A window of Parabacteroides sp. FAFU027 genomic DNA:
ACTTAAACCTCAAAAAAACAATAAATACCAATTTTCATATATTCAAAACCAAAATGACCATGAAGACATTGGCTAACACAGTTTATATTTTATCCAAACAAAACTATTTATAGGTAATATCCCCGAAGGGAACAAAACACTCAAAATATAGCTCAAAATATTCGATTTTAAATTAGGATTAAGCTATTCTCCACTGCACTTTATTACTCTAACAACTTTCAAACGAGCATATTTTTATTTACATTTGCATGTATTACATACAATGCCCTTTTGCTTAAAGGAATAATCAAAATTGTGCGATCGAGAATAACAGATGTTTCTCACTTACCTTGAATACCGGAAAACAATGCAAAAACCAGACGATAGTTTATTGATAGCCCAATTGAAAGATGGCAATAAATATGCCTTTGAAAAACTGTATGAAAAATATAGTGGAAAGTTATACAATTCAATATCCTTACTTTTATATAATAAGAATACAGCTAAAGATATTACTCAAAATTGCTTCTTACTAATATGGGAAAAACGTATTTCATTAGATCCTGACAAAAGCTTTCCTTCATACTTGTACACAATTGCACGAAACCTTGTATACAAAGAAACAGAACGACAAGTTTTGAATAATAAATTCGTGGAATCAACTATTCATAGTGCGGAAATATTTGAGGATAATACTATTGAAGATCTCAACAACACTTACATTGAAAGTTATCTGAAGAAACTTGTAAATGAGCTTTCACCGGTTCCCAAAGAGATATTCCTGCTGAAGCAAGAAAAAGAGCTTTCAACGAAAGAGATTGCATCAAAAATGGACCTTACAGAA
This region includes:
- a CDS encoding RNA polymerase sigma factor; translation: MQKPDDSLLIAQLKDGNKYAFEKLYEKYSGKLYNSISLLLYNKNTAKDITQNCFLLIWEKRISLDPDKSFPSYLYTIARNLVYKETERQVLNNKFVESTIHSAEIFEDNTIEDLNNTYIESYLKKLVNELSPVPKEIFLLKQEKELSTKEIASKMDLTERSVEAHLYRTMKFLKEKLRDYMSIFLI